GTGCGTGTTGGTCGCCTTGGAGTCGTCGATGTACGCGACGCCGTCCACGTCCGCCACGTGGGCGATGCGGTGGGCGTCCGGCGTGAAGGCCCGCAGGCCGTCCCGTACGGCCTTGGCGGGCACCCCGAAGGCGCGCGCGAGGGCCGCCGCGGCAAGGGCGTTGGCGATGTTGTGCGGGGCGGGCGGGTTGACGTCGGAGACCTCGGCGAGCTCCTGGGCGTTCTGCTGCCGGTTCTCGACGAAGGCGCGGTCGACCAGGATGCCGTCCACGACGCCGAGTTGGGACGGCGCGGGGGCGGCGAGGGTGAAACCGATGGCCCGGCAGCCCTCCTCGACATCCGCTTCCCGCACCAGGTCCTCGGTGGCCTTGTCGGCCACGTTGTAGACGCAGGCGACCTGATTGCCCTCGTAGACACGGCCCTTGTCCTTGGCGTACGCCTCCATGGAGCCGTGCCAGTCGAGGTGGTCGGGGGCGAGGTTCAGGACGGTGGCCGAGTGGGCGCGCAGCGAGGGCGCCCAGTGCAGCTGGTAGCTGGAGAGCTCCACGGCGAGGACGTCGTACGGCTCCTCGCCGAGGACGGCGTCCAGCAGGGAGACGCCGATGTTGCCGACGGCCGCCGTGCGCAGGCCGGCCGCCTTCAGGATGGACGCCAGCATCTGGGTGGTGGTCGTCTTGCCGTTGGTGCCGGTGACGCACAGCCAGGGCGCGGCCTTCCTGCCGTCCAGTTCCCTGAGCCGCCAGGCGAGTTCGACGTCGCCCCAGACCGGTACCCCGGCCTCGTGGGCCGCCGTGAACAGCGGCTTGTCGGGCTTCCAGCCGGGTGCGGTGACGATGAGTTCGGTGCCCTCGGGCAGGGTCGCCCCGTCACCGAGGCGCACGGTGACGCCCAGCGCCTCCAGCTCGGCGGCCTGCTCACGCGCGCGTGCGTCGTCGCCGTCGTTGACGACGGTGACCTTCGCGCCGAGCCCGTGCAGCACCTTGGCCGCCGGGATCCCGGAGACGCCGAGCCCGGCGACGGTGACGTTCTTCCCCTGCCAGTCGGTCACTTGTCCGCTGCCCATCCCGCGTAGAAGATGCCCAGTCCGACGATCACACAGATGCCCTGGATGATCCAGAAACGGACCACCACCAGGACTTCGGACCAGCCCTTGAGTTCGAAGTGGTGCTGGAGTGGCGCCATTCGGAAGACGCGCTTGCCGGTGAGCTTGAAGGAGCCGACCTGGATGACGACCGACATCGTGATCAGCACGAACAGGCCGCCCAGGAGGGCGATCAGCAGCTCGGTGCGGGAGCAGATCGCGAGACCCGCGAGCACGCCGCCGAGCGCCAGCGAACCGGTGTCGCCCATGAAGATCTTGGCCGGCGAGGTGTTCCACCACAGGAAGCCGAGGCAGGCGCCCATCAGCGCGGACGCGATGACCGCGAGGTCCAGCGGATCGCGCACCTCGTAACAGGCGCTGGGGTTGGTCAGGGTCTCGC
The sequence above is a segment of the Streptomyces asoensis genome. Coding sequences within it:
- the murD gene encoding UDP-N-acetylmuramoyl-L-alanine--D-glutamate ligase → MGSGQVTDWQGKNVTVAGLGVSGIPAAKVLHGLGAKVTVVNDGDDARAREQAAELEALGVTVRLGDGATLPEGTELIVTAPGWKPDKPLFTAAHEAGVPVWGDVELAWRLRELDGRKAAPWLCVTGTNGKTTTTQMLASILKAAGLRTAAVGNIGVSLLDAVLGEEPYDVLAVELSSYQLHWAPSLRAHSATVLNLAPDHLDWHGSMEAYAKDKGRVYEGNQVACVYNVADKATEDLVREADVEEGCRAIGFTLAAPAPSQLGVVDGILVDRAFVENRQQNAQELAEVSDVNPPAPHNIANALAAAALARAFGVPAKAVRDGLRAFTPDAHRIAHVADVDGVAYIDDSKATNTHAAEASLAAYESIVWIAGGLAKGATFDELVAKSAKRLRAAVLIGADRALIREALARHAPKVPVVDLERTDTGAMLAAVQEARRLAVEGDTVLLAPACASMDMFVNYNQRGDMFAQAVGELGT